GTACGACCAGCGTGAGCACGAACGGGTTGGTGACGGCGGGGACTTACACCGTCACGGCGACCTACAGCGGTGACGCCAACTTCACCGGTTCCACCGGGAGCGACACCCAGACGGTGAACCAGGCATCGACGACCACCACGGTCTCCTCGTCGCCCGACCCGTCGGTAGTGGGGCAGCCGGTGACCTTCACGGCCACGGTTGCTCCGGTCTCGCCGGGTGCGGGTACGCCGACTGGCACGGTCACGTTCGTGGCCACCGACGGGGTCACCACCGTGACGCTGACCGGCACGCTCAGCGGCGGTACGACCAGCGTGACCACCAGCGGGCTGGTCACTCCCGGCACGTATACCGTCACCGGGACCTACAGCGGCGACGCCAACTTCACCACCTCCAGTGACACCGACACCCAGACCGTCACGCAAGCGTTGACGACGACCACGGTCTCGTCGACTCCTGACCCGTCGGTGGTCGGTCAGCCGGTGACGTTCACGGCCACGGTTGCTCCGGTTTCGCCGGGTGCGGGTACGCCGACCGGGACGGTCACGTTCGTGGCCACCGACGGGGTCACCACGGTGACGCTGACCGGCACGCTCAGCGGTGGCACCACCAGCGTGACCACCAGCGGGCTGGTGACCGCGGGCGTGTACGCCGTCACGGCGACCTACAGCGGTGACGGGAGCTTCACGAGTTCCGTCGGTACCGACACCCAGACGGTGGCTCCGGCGTTGACGACCACTACGGTCTCGTCGACTCCTGACCCCTCGGTGGTGGGTCAGCCGGTGACCTTCACGGCCACGGTGGCTCCGGTTTCGCCGGGTGCGGGTACGCCGACGGGTACGGTCACGTTCGTGGCCACCGACGGCGTCACCACGGTGACGCTGACCGGCACGCTCAGCGGCGGCACCACCAGCGTGACCACCAGCGGGCTGGTGACCGCCGGCGCCTACACCGTCACGGCCACATACAGCGGTGACGCCAACTTCATCCCCTCCACCGGCACGGACACGCAGACGGTGGCTCAGGCGGCGACGACCACCACGGTCTCGTCGACACCTGACCCGTCGGTGGTGGGTCAGCCGGTGACCTTCACGGCCACGGTCGCTCCGGTTTCGCCGGGTGCGGGTACGCCGACCGGGACGGTCACGTTCGTGGCGACGGATGGCGTCACCACGGTGACGCTGACGGGGACGCTCAGCGGCGGTACGACCAGCGTGACCACGAACGGGTTGGTGACGGCGGGGACTTACACCGTCACGGCGACCTACAGCGGTGACGCCAACTTCACCACCTCCAGTGACACCGACACCCAGACGGTCACGCAAGCGTTGACGACGACCACGGTCTCGTCGACTCCTGACCCGTCGGTGGTGGGTCAGTCGGTGACCTTCAGTGCGACGGTGGCTCCGGTTTCGCCGGGTGCGGGTACGCCGACTGGCACGGTCACGTTCGTGGCGACGGATGGGGTCACCACGGTGACGCTGACGGGGACGCTCAGCGGCGGTACGACCAGCGTGAGCACGAACGGGTTGGTGACGGCGGGGACTTACACCGTCACGGCGACCTACAGCGGTGACGCCAACTTCACCACCTCCAGTGACACCGACACCCAGACGGTCACGCAAGCGTTGACGACGACCACGGTCTCGTCGACTCCTGACCCGTCGGTGGTGGGGCAGTCGGTGACCTTCAGTGCGACGGTCGCTCCGGTTTCGCCGGGTGCGGGTACGCCGACCGGTACGGTCACGTTCGTGGCCACCGACGGGGTCACCACGGTGACGCTGACGGGGACACTCAGCGGCGGCACCACCAGTGTGAGCACGAGCGGACTGGTGACCGCGGGCGTGTACGCCGTCACGGCGACCTACAGCGGTGACGGGAGCTTCACGAGTTCCGTCGGTACCGACACCCAGACGGTGGCTCCGGCGGCGACGACCACCACGGTCTCCTCGTCGCCCGACCCGTCCGTGGCAGGGCAGTTGGTGACCTTCACGGCCGTCGTCGCACCGGTCTCGCCGGGGGCGGGTACCCCGACCGGGACGGTCACGTTCGTGATCACCGGTGGTCCGACGCTGACCGCCACCCTTTCCGGAGGTACGGCCACCGCCTCGACCACTGCGCTGGGCGCCGGAACCTTCCCCGTCACGGCGACCTACAGCGGTGACGGGGACTTCACCAGCTCCAGCGGGAACGACACCCAGACGGTGGCCCAGGCGTCGACGACCACCACGGTCACCTCGTTGCCCGACCCGTCGGTGTTCGGGCAGTCGGTGACCTTCACCGCTACGGTCGCGCCGGTCTCACCCGGCTCCGGCACGGTGACCGGCACGGTCACCTTCGTCATCGACGGTGGTGGGGGCGGCACGCTGACCGGCACCGTCTCCGGGGGCGTCGCCTCCGTCACCACCAGCACCCTCGACGCAGGCGTCCACAACGTCACCGCGACCTATGGCGGCGACGCCAACTTCATCACCTCCAGCGGCACCGACACCCACACGGTCAACCAGGCCTCCACGACCACCACGGTCACCTCGTTCCCCGACCCGTCCAACTCCGGCGACACGGTCGCGATCCTCGCGTTCGTGACGGCGGTGGCTCCGGGCAGCGGCGTCCCGACCGGGACGGTCAACTTCGTCGTCACCGACGGCGTGACCACCATCAACCTCACCGGAACGCTCGACGGCTCCGGTGTCGCCGCGGTCAGCACCCCGCTGACCACCGGCATCTACACCATCACGGCGACCTACGTCGGTGACACCAACTTCACCACCTCCAGCGACACCGACACCCAGACCGTCGTGTAACCACCCGTCTGACCACCCGCCCCTTCTCCCGTACAGCGCACCAGCGCCGGGCCGCCCAGTGAGGGCGGCCCGGCGTCGTGCTGAGCCCCGCTGCCCGTGCGGGGCGGCGGTACGGAAAGGAGGAGGCCACCTCATTGCGCCGGGCCCGTGGGTGCCGTCTACGCTGGCTGCGCTCCAACAGATGTTCACGGGGGAAGGCAAGGCATGGCAGACAAAGCACGCCGGCGGCTGCGGTCGAGCACGGTGATCCTGGGCGGTATGGGGGCGCTGGCCGCCGCATTGACGTCCTGCGGCTCCGAGCCCGACAAGCGCTGTGTGGACCGCAACAGCTACGACACGCTCAAGGGCTACCGCATCGTCGACTCCAAGAACTGCTCGGCAGGCGGCAGTTCGGCCGGCGGCAGCAGTACTTCCGGCAGCGGCGGATACGGCAAGGCCGGCCGCGGCGGCGGGACGGCGAAGCAGCCCGTCGACGGCCAGTGGTACTACGACCCGAACAACGCCGGCGGCAAGTACGCCGACGACGGCACCTTCAGCAAGGCCACGGCCGTCAACCGCGGCGGCTTCGGCTGCTCCGGCTCGGGCGGCGGCCGCCACGGTTCCTTCGGCGGCTGAGCGGACGCGGTACCGCCATGAAGCGCCACACCATCGAGCCCCGCCCCGACTGGCAGCAGACCGTCGAGGCGCAGGGCCTGATCTACCCGCTGACCCGCTACCCGGACGACTCGCTGCGCCCGTACTGGGACGAGAGCGCGTACTACGAGTTCACCCTCCCCGAGGTCGAGGCCCTGGAGGAGGTCGTCGAGGAACTGCACGGCATGTGCCGGGCCGCGGCCGCGCACATCGTCGAGCAGAACCGATTCGCCGACCTCGGGATCGAGGACCCGCGGCTGGCCCGTCTGGTCGCCGAGTCCTGGCGGCGCCGGGAGGAACTCCCGTCCCTCTACGGGCGGTTCGATCTGCACTACGACGGCAGCGGCCCGGCCAAATTGCTGGAGTACAACGCCGATACGCCGACCTCGCTGGTGGAGGCGGCCAGTCCGCAGTGGTTCTGGATGGAGGAGCGCTTTCCCGGCGCCGACCAGTGGAACTCGCTGCACGAGCGGCTGGTGGCGGCCTGGAAGCGGCAGGCGCCGCTGCTGCCGCCGGGCGCGCCGCTGCACTTCGCGCACTCGTCGGGTGACGAGCTCGGCGAGGATCTGATGACCGTCGCCTACCTGGAGGAGACGGCGCAGCAGGCGGGCCTGGAGACGGTCGCGATCTCGATGGAGGACATCGGCTGGGACCGGCTGTCCGGCCGCTTCGTCGACCAGCGGCTGCGCTTCATGCGGTCCTGCTTCAAGCTCTACCCGTGGGAGTGGCTGGCCGCCGACGACTTTGGCCCGTACGTCCTGGACACGCTCGACAACGGGGGCGGCACCGGCTCCACCCTCTGGATCGAGCCCGCCTGGAAGATGCTGCTCTCCAACAAGGCGCTGCTGGCGATTCTCTGGGAGCTGTATCCCGGCCATCCGAATCTGCTGCCCGCCTACCTGGACGGGCCGCGCGAGCTGGCGCACACCCGTGGTTACGTCGCCAAGCCGCTGCTGGGCCGGGAGGGTGCCGGTGTCACCCTGCACGAGCCGGGTGCCGAGCCGGAGCTGCGAGGGCCCGAAGACCCGTGCTGCTACCAGGAGTTGGCGCCGCTACCGGACTTCGACGGCAACCGGGTCGTGCTCGGCGCCTGGGTCGTCGAGGACGAGTCGGCGGGGCTCGGCATCCGGGAGTCTGCGGGGCCGGTCACCGATGAGTACGCCCGCTTTCTGCCGCATGTGATCCGCTGAGCCGGGGGCCGCGCCTCAGTGCGCCGGCCCGTCCGGCCTGCGGCGTCGCTGCCGGGGACGCTGCTGTGCGTCGTGGTCGTGGCCGCGGTACCGCTGTGCGGCGGCGGCCATCCGGCGTTTGAGCGGGGGAAGGTGGTTGACCACCCGCATGCCGGTGCGCATCCCGGCCAGCACCGCGCGGCCGATGACCGGCTTGTGGACCGGATCGCTCCCGCGCATCTGCGCCAGGGACCTTTCGACCGCCTCGAAGCCGTAGCGGACCATCTGGGTCTCGTAGTCGTGGATCGCCGGTATCAGCGACGCTTCGCGGTCACGGACCGAGACCAGCTTGGCGCACAGCAGTTCGGCGTCGCGCAGCGCGGTGTTCGCCCCCACCCCGCGGCCCGGCGTCATGGTGTGGATGGCGTCCCCGACCAGGGTGATGTTGCTGGTGGGCCACTGCTCGACGGGGGCCGAGGTGCGGATGTTCAGGGGGAAGCAGGTGGACGGGTCGGCCAGCTCGGCCAGTTTGCGCAGCCGGGCGTCCCAGTTGCGGGTGAGCTCGACCGTGAGGTCGTGCAGCTGCTCGCCGTTCATCCGGAGGATGTCGGGGGGCAGGTTCCGTGCCGCGCCGCCGAAGCCCAGCATGATGTAGTCGCGGGTGTTGTCGAACTGAAGGCCGGGCCACGCGCGGAGCAGTTCGGTGTCACTCGCGCCGATGCCCTCGCGCGGCCGCCCCTGTTCGTCCCACGGGAACTGCATGACGTGGATGATCAGGGAGTAACCCCCGGGGGCGAGGAACATGTTGACGCCGTCGATGACTTCGGGGGTCAGCAGCTCGCGGGTGGCGTCCGTGAGGGGCACCTTGCCGGTGATCCCGATCAGGCCGCTGTCCTTCAAGGGGGCGTGGGGCAGGTACTGGCGGCGGACCCGGGAGTGGGAACCGTCGGCGGCCACCAGCACCTCACCGGTGGCCGAGGTGCCGTCCTCGAAGTGTGCGGTGACCGTGCCGTCGGGGTTCTTGTCGTAGCGGGTGAAGACCTTGCCGAAGTGGACCCGCTCCTCCAGCCCGGTCAGCAGGACCTGCCGCAGGGTCATGCGGGAGACGGATCGCTCGGCGCCCGCCCCGTCCGCGCCGGGCTGGGCGAACCCGGTCAGCGAGAGGACTTCCTTGTACTTCTCCGTGAACATGGTGAAGCGGTCGCCGGTGCGCGCGCAGGTGGCCGCGAAGGTGGCGAACAGTTCGGGGGGCAGCAGACGGCTGAGTGCCCGGCTGCCGTCGGGGTCGATGCCCACCCGGTAGCCCTGGAGCCCGTCGCCGCGGGTGCGGTCGCGTTCGAAGACGGCGCAGCTGATGCCGGCCCGCTTCAGGCCGTGGGCCAGGGCCAGTCCGCCGGTGCCGGCGCCGATGATGATCACGTGCATGGTCTCCGGTTCCTTCCTCAAGAGGAACGGCTGATGACCGGATAGTTGCATGGCACCTAGGTGCAGTGCAACTAGTTGCGGTGAGGTTAGTGCGCGGTATCGTGAACCCGTGACCTCGACATTCCGCCGCTCCCCCCTGGCCCTGGCGGTCCTGGGCCTGCTGGAGGCAGGCCCTCTGCACCCCTACGGCATCCAGCGCCTGATCAAGCAGTGGGGCAAGGACCAGGTCGTCAACGTCGGCCAGCGCGCCGGCCTGTACCGCACGATCGCCCGCCTGGAAGACGCCGGGCTGATCGCCGTCGGCGACACCGAGCGCGATGAGCGCTACCCCGAACGCACCACCTACCGCCTCACCGACGCGGGACGGGACGCCGCTCGCCAGTGGCTGGCCGAAATCCTGTCCACTCCCCGCAACGAGTACCCGGAGTTCCCGGCCGCCCTGTCCTTCCTGCCGCTGCTCACCCCGCGAGCCGCCCATGACCTGCTGGACCAGCGACGCGAACACCTCGCCCGGCGCCTCGCCGAACTCGACGCCGAACTCGCCACCGAGGCCGAGGGCCGGGCGCTCCCGCGCGTGGCCCTGATCGAGAGCGAATACCTGCGCGCGGTCGCCCACGCCGAACTGGAATGGGTCAACGGCATCCTCGCCTCCCTGGACGACGGGTCGTTCACCTGGGACCGCGAACAGCTCGACGGGATCGCCGCCGCCTCCCGCGGCCAGACCTGACCGGTCGGCGGGGAGGAAGAGGAGAGGAGGAAGACGCGGAAGGGGAGGAAGACGCGGAAGGGGAGGAAGAGGGGAAGAGGAGGAAGAGGAGAGGGGGGAAGAGGAGCGTCGGGGAACAAGGAAGGGCGGACGAACAGGGACCGGCCGCCGGCCCCTATGCCTCCAGCACGCCCCGCAGCTGGTGGAGGCCCCAGTCCAGGTCCTCCTTGCTGATCACCAGCGGCGGCGCGAGCCGGATCGTGGCGCCGTGGGTGTCCTTGGCCAGTACGCCGCGCGCCATCAGCTGCTCGGAGATCTCCCGGCCGGTGCCGCGTGACGGGTTGATGTCCACGCCGGCCCACAGGCCGCGGCCGCGCACCGCGTCCACCGCGCCGCCGCCCACCAGCAGCCCCAGCTCGCTGTGCAGATGCTCGCCCAGCTCCACGGCCTGCTGCTGGAACTCGCCGGTCCGCAGCATCGCCAGCACCTCCAGCGCCACCGCGCAGGCGAGCGGGTTCCCGCCGAAGGTCGAGCCGTGCTCGCCCGGCGCGTACACGCCCAGCACCTCACGGGAGGACACCACCGCGGACACCGGCACCACGCCGCCGCCCAACGCCTTGCCCAGCACGTACATGTCGGGCACCACGTCCTCGTGCTCGCAGGCGAAGGTCCGCCCCGTACGGCCCAGCCCCGACTGGATCTCGTCGGCGATGAACAGCACGTTCCGGCGGCGGGTCAGCTCCCGCACGCCCGCCAGATAGCCCGGCGGCGGCACCAGCACCCCCGCCTCGCCCTGGATCGGCTCCAGCAGCACCGCGACCGTGTCGGCGTCGACGGCGGCCTCCATCGCGGCAAGATCGCCGTACGGGACGATCTCGAAACCGGGGGTGTACGGGCCGAAGTCGGCGCGGGCCTCGGGGTCCGTGGAGAAGGAGACGATGGTGGTCGTCCGGCCGTGGAAGTTGTTGTCCGCGACGATGATCTTCGCCCGGCCGTCGGGTACGCCCTTGACCTTGTAGCCCCACTTACGGGCCGTCTTCACCGCCGTCTCGACGGCCTCGGCGCCGGTGTTCATCGGGAGCACCAGTTCCATCCCGCACAGCGCGGCCAGCTGCGTACAGAAGTCGGCGAACCGGTCGTGGTGGAAGGCACGCGAGGTGAGGGTGACCCGTTCCAACTGGGCCTTGGCCGCGTCGAGCAGCCGGCGGTTTCCGTGCCCGAAGTTCAGCGCGGAGTACCCGGCGAGCATGTCCAGATAGCGGCGGCCCTCCACATCCGTCACCCAGGCACCCTCGGCGGTGGCCACGACGACGGGCAGCGGGTGGTAGTTGTGCGCGCTGTGGGCTTCGGCGGCGGCGATGCTGCGTTCCGTGGACGTCACCGGGGACTCCGTTCGGTAGGCCGTTGGGGCGCGGACGGCGCCGCGTCCCCCTCCATTGTTGCGCTCGCTCCGGCACCTGGGCCTGCAAAGATCCGCCGGACAGGGAGCACGGTGTCCTAGACTCTGCGGTGCGCACCGCGACTGGCGTACGGGGAAGCAACCTCGAGGAAGCGGTGTGCGGCAACCACCACGAGGTGCCGCCCCGCCTGGGCACCCCGGGACCGACCGGAAGAACCGATCGACCGCCCCGGAGGAACGCCATGTCACTGCCCCTTTCCCACCCCGCGCTGAGCGCCGCCGACCCCGAACTGGCCGCGCTGGTCGGCGCCGAGGAGCAGCTCCAGTCCGACACGCTGCGACTGATCCCCAGCGAGAACTACGTCTCCGCCGCCGTCCTGGAAGCCACCGGCACCGTCCTCCAGAACAAGTACAGCGAGGGGTACGCGGGCCGTCGCTACTACGAAGGCCAGCAGAACATCGACCGCGTCGAGACGCTGGCCGTCGAGCGCGCCAAGGCCGTCTTCGGCGTGGAACACGCCAACGTCCAGCCGTACTCCGGCTCGCCCGCCAACCTCGCCGCCTACCTCGCCTTCGCCGAGCCCGGCGACACCGTGCTGGGCATGGCGCTGCCGATGGGCGGCCACCTCACGCACGGCTGGGGCGTCTCGGCGACCGGTACGTGGTTCCGCGGCGTGCAGTACGGCGTACGCCCGGACAGCGCGCTGATCGACTTCGACGAGGTGCGCGACCTCGCCCGCAAGGAACGCCCGAAGATCATCTTCTGTGGTGGTACCGCCGTCCCGCGCACCATCGACTTCGCCGCCTTCGGCGAGATCGCCCGCGAGGTCGACGCCGTACTCGTCGCCGATATCGCCCATATCGCCGGTCTGATCGCGGGCGGCGCCCACCCCTCGCCCGTGCCGCACGCGGACGTCATCTCCACCACCACCCACAAGACCCTGCGTGGCCCGCGCGGCGCCATGCTGATGTCCCGGGCGAGCCACGCCAAGGCCGTCGACAAGGCCGTCTTCCCCGGTCTCCAGGGCGGCCCGCACAACCACACCACCGCCGCCATCGCCGTCGCCCTGCGCGAGGCGGCCGCCCCGTCCTTCCGCGACTACGCACACGCCGTCGTCGCCAACGCCAAGGCGCTCGCCGAGGCGTTGCTGGCCCGCGGCTACGACCTGGTCTCCGGCGGCACCGACAACCACCTGGTGCTGATCGACCTCACCTCGAAGGGCGTTTCGGGCAAGGTCGCCGCGAAGGCGCTGGACCGGGCCGGCATCGTCGTCAACTACAACACCGTCCCCTTCGACCCGCGTAAGCCCTTCGACCCCTCCGGTATCCGCATCGGCACTCCGTCCCTCACCTCCCGCGGACTGGGCACGGACCGGATGCCGCAGGTCGCCGAGTGGATCGACCGCAGCGTCCAGGCCGCGGCGAAGGGGGACGAGGAGGCGCTGGCGGCGATCCGCGGAGAGGTCGCGGAACTGATGGCCGGCTACCCGGCGCCGGGGCTGCCGACGGACTGAGCCGACGGACCGAGCCGACGGACTGAGGTCCGCGGCTCCCGGGCGCCCGGCTCACCGGCCGTTGTTCGGCCGGTGAGCCGGACGGCGTTGCTCAGCCGGCGAGCCGGACCGGCAGGACGTGGGTGCTGTTGCCGATGAAGCTCGGGTGCGCCGGCAGCTCCGCGTCCGGGACGGCGAGATCCAGCGCCGGATAACGGGTGAAGAGCGCCTCCAGGGCGACGGTCGCCTCCAGCCGGGCCAGCGGCGCGCCCAGACAGTAGTGCGGCCCGTGGCCGAAGGAGAGGTGCCGGGCGGCGGGCCGCCGGGTGACGTCGAACCGGTCCGCGTCGGGTCCGTAGGCGTCCGGGTCCCGGCCGGCCGCGGAGTAGGAGGCCAGCATCGGGGTGCCGCGGGGGACGAGGGTGCCGCCGATCTCCAGGTCCCGGACCGGGTAGCGGAACGGGAAGTGGGCGACGGGGCTGTCGTAGCGCAGCGTCTCCTCGACCACGTCGTCCCAGGTGGCCCGCCCGTGCTGCACCAGCTCCAGCTGTGCGCGGTCGGTGCACAGGGCCCGGACCGCGTTGGTGATCAGGTTGAGCGTGGTCTCGTGCCCCGCGATGATCATCAGCAGCAGGGTGCCGACCAGCTCCCGTGCGCTCAGCCGGTCGCCGTCCTCCTCCTGGGCGGCGAGCAGCGCGCTGGTCAGATCGTCGCCCGAGTCCGCCCGTCGGGCCTCTGCGACCTGGGTGAGGACGGCGATGATCTCCCGGTTGGCGGCCTGCGCCTCGTCCGCCGAGCCGGTCGTGCTCACGATCAGGTTCGACAGCTCGTGCAGCCGGTCGCGCAACGCGGCGTCCACGCCCAGCAGTTCGCAGATCACACTCATCGGCAGGGGATAGGCGAAGTGCCGCCGCAGATCCACCGTGCCGTCCGCTGCCGCGGCGTCCGGCAGCCCGTCCAGCAGCCCGGCCGTCAGCTCCGCCACCCGGGGCCGCAGCGCCGCCACCCGCCGCGCGGTGAACACCTTGGTCACCAGGCCGCGCAGCCGCCGGTGGTCGGCCCCGTCGGCGGTCGTCATGCCGTCGACGGTGGCGAAGGTGGTGAGCGGCCAGCCCGGTGGCACGGTGCCGTCGTGCAGAGCGGCGAAGTGGCAGGCGTTCTTGGCGACTTCGGGGTGCGCGAGGACCTCGCGCAGCACCTCGTGGCGGGTGACGGCGACCGCGGGCACCTCCCCGGGCAGCAGTACGGGGACCACCGCCCCGGCCTCCCGCAGCAGCGCGTCGGCAGCGGCCCGGCCGGCGCCGCCGGGGGCGAGCGGCTGCGGCGCCCGGTCGGCGGGTGCGGGAGCGGCGGTGCCGCTCGGGGGCGCGGGACGGCGGGCGTCGGTCATCGGCGGTCCTCACAGATCGGGGCAAAAATCCGGTGCGGTGCACGGGCCCCTGAGCGCGCGGACCACGCCCGCGGGGCCGCCCGCACGGCCGGTGCGCGCTCCGTACGCCCCCGCCGCCTGGTCCGCACGGAGCCACTGGGGCCCACGATTCCAGCTCCCGGCCGCCCCGAACAGGCCGCCGCCGGGCCCCGGGCTCCGTCCGTACCCGCGCCGAACAGGCCGCCGCCGGGCCCGGTGCTCCGTCCGTACCCGCGCACCACGCGCCGCCGGAACGGGGCCCCTTCCCCGTCTTCCGCCACCGTGCGCCGCCGCCCCTTGAGGACCTGAGACAATCGATGGCATGGCTCTCGAACGTCCGCGTGTGCTCTCCGGCATTCAGCCCACCGCCGGCTCCTTCCACCTCGGCAATTACCTCGGTGCGGTGCGCCAGTGGGTGGCCCTCCAGGAGTCCCACGACGCCTTCTACATGGTGGTCGACCTCCATGCGATCACCGTGCCGCAGGACCCGGCGGAGCTGCGCAACAATACCCGGATCGCGGCCGCCCAGCTGCTGGCCGCCGGCCTCGACCCGGAGCGCTGCACGCTCTTCGTCCAGAGCCATGTGCCCGAGCACGCCCAGCTCGGCTGGGTCATGAACTGCCTCACCGGCTTCGGCGAGGCGTCCCGGATGACCCAGTTCAAGGACAAGTCCGCCAAGCAGGGCGCCGACCGCACCTCCGTCGGCCTGTTCACGTACCCGATCCTCCAGATCGCCGACATCCTGCTCTACCAGGCCCACCAGGTCCCGGTCGGCGAGGACCAGCGCCAGCACATCGAGCTGACCCGCGACCTCGCCGAGCGCTTCAACGGCCGCTACGGCGAGACGTTCACGATGCCGGCGCCGTACATCCTCAAGGAGACGGCCAAGATCTACGACCTCCAGGACCCGTCGGCCAAGATGAGCAAGTCGGCCGCCAGCGCCAAGGGCCTGATCAACCTCCTCGACGAGCCGAAGGTCTCCGCGAAGAAGGTCAAGAGCGCGGTCACGGACACCGACACCGTGATCCGCTACGACGCCGAGAACAAGCCCGGCGTCTCCAACCTCCTCACCATCTACTCCACCCTCACCGGCACCACGATCGCGGAGCTGGAGCAGAAGTACGAGGGCAAGATGTACGGCGCTCTCAAGACGGATCTCGCCGAGGTGATGGTCGATTTCGTCACACCGTTCCGGGACCGTACGCAGGAATATCTGGACGACCCCGAGACGCTGGACTCGATCCTGGCCAAGGGGGCGGAGAAGGCCCGTGCGGTGGCGGCGGAGACCCTCGCCACCACCTATGACCGGCTCGGATTGCTGCCGGCCAAGCACTGAGGGACCGTCCGCGCACGGTCGGGAGCGCCCGCCCGGCGGTCCGGTACCGGCCGCGCGGACCGCACAGAGCAAGGGCCCCCGCCCGTTGGGGGCCCCTCTCTCTGCTCACAAGAGGACCGAGGACGCTCCCCGCGAAGGGCGCGTACCCGGCACACTAAGAGGGTGCGCAAGCGCGCCGCACACGCGTCAGGAGGGAGAACACAGTGGGGACCGTAACGCTGGGCGTTTCGATCGCGGTCCCGGAGCCATACGGAAGCTTCCTCCAGAGGAAGCGCGAGGGCTTCGGGGATCCCG
This Streptomyces decoyicus DNA region includes the following protein-coding sequences:
- a CDS encoding glutathionylspermidine synthase family protein; amino-acid sequence: MKRHTIEPRPDWQQTVEAQGLIYPLTRYPDDSLRPYWDESAYYEFTLPEVEALEEVVEELHGMCRAAAAHIVEQNRFADLGIEDPRLARLVAESWRRREELPSLYGRFDLHYDGSGPAKLLEYNADTPTSLVEAASPQWFWMEERFPGADQWNSLHERLVAAWKRQAPLLPPGAPLHFAHSSGDELGEDLMTVAYLEETAQQAGLETVAISMEDIGWDRLSGRFVDQRLRFMRSCFKLYPWEWLAADDFGPYVLDTLDNGGGTGSTLWIEPAWKMLLSNKALLAILWELYPGHPNLLPAYLDGPRELAHTRGYVAKPLLGREGAGVTLHEPGAEPELRGPEDPCCYQELAPLPDFDGNRVVLGAWVVEDESAGLGIRESAGPVTDEYARFLPHVIR
- a CDS encoding FAD-dependent oxidoreductase; this encodes MHVIIIGAGTGGLALAHGLKRAGISCAVFERDRTRGDGLQGYRVGIDPDGSRALSRLLPPELFATFAATCARTGDRFTMFTEKYKEVLSLTGFAQPGADGAGAERSVSRMTLRQVLLTGLEERVHFGKVFTRYDKNPDGTVTAHFEDGTSATGEVLVAADGSHSRVRRQYLPHAPLKDSGLIGITGKVPLTDATRELLTPEVIDGVNMFLAPGGYSLIIHVMQFPWDEQGRPREGIGASDTELLRAWPGLQFDNTRDYIMLGFGGAARNLPPDILRMNGEQLHDLTVELTRNWDARLRKLAELADPSTCFPLNIRTSAPVEQWPTSNITLVGDAIHTMTPGRGVGANTALRDAELLCAKLVSVRDREASLIPAIHDYETQMVRYGFEAVERSLAQMRGSDPVHKPVIGRAVLAGMRTGMRVVNHLPPLKRRMAAAAQRYRGHDHDAQQRPRQRRRRPDGPAH
- a CDS encoding PadR family transcriptional regulator yields the protein MTSTFRRSPLALAVLGLLEAGPLHPYGIQRLIKQWGKDQVVNVGQRAGLYRTIARLEDAGLIAVGDTERDERYPERTTYRLTDAGRDAARQWLAEILSTPRNEYPEFPAALSFLPLLTPRAAHDLLDQRREHLARRLAELDAELATEAEGRALPRVALIESEYLRAVAHAELEWVNGILASLDDGSFTWDREQLDGIAAASRGQT
- the rocD gene encoding ornithine--oxo-acid transaminase, translating into MTSTERSIAAAEAHSAHNYHPLPVVVATAEGAWVTDVEGRRYLDMLAGYSALNFGHGNRRLLDAAKAQLERVTLTSRAFHHDRFADFCTQLAALCGMELVLPMNTGAEAVETAVKTARKWGYKVKGVPDGRAKIIVADNNFHGRTTTIVSFSTDPEARADFGPYTPGFEIVPYGDLAAMEAAVDADTVAVLLEPIQGEAGVLVPPPGYLAGVRELTRRRNVLFIADEIQSGLGRTGRTFACEHEDVVPDMYVLGKALGGGVVPVSAVVSSREVLGVYAPGEHGSTFGGNPLACAVALEVLAMLRTGEFQQQAVELGEHLHSELGLLVGGGAVDAVRGRGLWAGVDINPSRGTGREISEQLMARGVLAKDTHGATIRLAPPLVISKEDLDWGLHQLRGVLEA
- a CDS encoding serine hydroxymethyltransferase, which translates into the protein MSLPLSHPALSAADPELAALVGAEEQLQSDTLRLIPSENYVSAAVLEATGTVLQNKYSEGYAGRRYYEGQQNIDRVETLAVERAKAVFGVEHANVQPYSGSPANLAAYLAFAEPGDTVLGMALPMGGHLTHGWGVSATGTWFRGVQYGVRPDSALIDFDEVRDLARKERPKIIFCGGTAVPRTIDFAAFGEIAREVDAVLVADIAHIAGLIAGGAHPSPVPHADVISTTTHKTLRGPRGAMLMSRASHAKAVDKAVFPGLQGGPHNHTTAAIAVALREAAAPSFRDYAHAVVANAKALAEALLARGYDLVSGGTDNHLVLIDLTSKGVSGKVAAKALDRAGIVVNYNTVPFDPRKPFDPSGIRIGTPSLTSRGLGTDRMPQVAEWIDRSVQAAAKGDEEALAAIRGEVAELMAGYPAPGLPTD
- a CDS encoding cytochrome P450 family protein encodes the protein MTDARRPAPPSGTAAPAPADRAPQPLAPGGAGRAAADALLREAGAVVPVLLPGEVPAVAVTRHEVLREVLAHPEVAKNACHFAALHDGTVPPGWPLTTFATVDGMTTADGADHRRLRGLVTKVFTARRVAALRPRVAELTAGLLDGLPDAAAADGTVDLRRHFAYPLPMSVICELLGVDAALRDRLHELSNLIVSTTGSADEAQAANREIIAVLTQVAEARRADSGDDLTSALLAAQEEDGDRLSARELVGTLLLMIIAGHETTLNLITNAVRALCTDRAQLELVQHGRATWDDVVEETLRYDSPVAHFPFRYPVRDLEIGGTLVPRGTPMLASYSAAGRDPDAYGPDADRFDVTRRPAARHLSFGHGPHYCLGAPLARLEATVALEALFTRYPALDLAVPDAELPAHPSFIGNSTHVLPVRLAG
- the trpS gene encoding tryptophan--tRNA ligase, whose amino-acid sequence is MALERPRVLSGIQPTAGSFHLGNYLGAVRQWVALQESHDAFYMVVDLHAITVPQDPAELRNNTRIAAAQLLAAGLDPERCTLFVQSHVPEHAQLGWVMNCLTGFGEASRMTQFKDKSAKQGADRTSVGLFTYPILQIADILLYQAHQVPVGEDQRQHIELTRDLAERFNGRYGETFTMPAPYILKETAKIYDLQDPSAKMSKSAASAKGLINLLDEPKVSAKKVKSAVTDTDTVIRYDAENKPGVSNLLTIYSTLTGTTIAELEQKYEGKMYGALKTDLAEVMVDFVTPFRDRTQEYLDDPETLDSILAKGAEKARAVAAETLATTYDRLGLLPAKH